One genomic region from Henningerozyma blattae CBS 6284 chromosome 2, complete genome encodes:
- the PEX1 gene encoding AAA family ATPase peroxin 1 (similar to Saccharomyces cerevisiae PEX1 (YKL197C); ancestral locus Anc_1.506) has translation MPEDNTKNLKFNHITINYSNDIHGNFISLPNSIIQILDSTDIPIHEFGITIFDSKTSLLHAGWNGYESLPLFNGSQTISINPILAQAHNIAHGSTVSLEVINYDKSSIADEVHIIPLASDDWELIESNTIYLQDEILQQTRVIARDEILLCHINNMICRFKINKIVPESLQSARIFNNTLIIVEPKENKLRRPKNISSQNNELSNNLFPLEIYRSLWKMEKIDTSNNSIFVGFINSKHFKSPLAYVSIINFELSLKEKPSVPSECSDMSNKRIAIEIRCNDSVPTGQILLSENIWNSIGMEPNNGCKINIEFIVANNQENVTECKIIIQQCTNDKNAELQLIDEDLLKGKIDNSHYNVLTDGQYLSMENVYIRIVSSKNGKHIPFLQLNNKDKLNYIIKENINLDRQLGVSAKYDEIVACHDKYLKLNEIDNEILDYITFPFLPSPGVIIEGTSYLGKTTMLKELAMQLQVSYGYFTKYVDCKNIHETTSFERMKKLIDNWIDILKFYQPCILILDEANILFPNNKSDDPQQQILLQQGESVSSKITLYFIDKMNELFKSDINCVRVIFSAIDQESLNSLFFTKHFIVENWKLMPPNVNGREKLLKYFNAQTPIINNDDSYHNIALEIEGYSPLDIKHLIEQLYLQSQFPDKLHDNEDELISSCIKEFKPMSLEGIKLTKNTGVKWTDIGALQNTKRVLLETLEWPNKYEPIFKNCPLRLRSGILLYGYPGCGKTLLANAIAEQCGLNFITIKGPEILNKYIGASEQNIRELFDKAMSIQPCILFFDEFESIAPKRGHDSTGVTDRIVNQLLTQMDGAEGLDGVYVLAATSRPDLIDPALLRPGRLDKSIICDMPNHQEREEILQTITSVNTNLPNKIIIDENVNLNDIAQKTENYTGADLQGLCYNAYLKAVHRSLESENVPNKGTTVEENSHRIEDEEYFIINDNKGDGYIYKNASANSSTQSPATLNPHTVKVTPECLTKALHDTKPSISQHELAKLQSIYTKFVAEREGKLRDGEAPQEVSSRLSLM, from the coding sequence ATGCCAGAagataatacaaaaaatttaaagtttaACCACATTACTATAAACtattcaaatgatataCATGGAAATTTCATATCTTTACCAAACTCTATCATTCAGATTTTAGATTCTACTGATATACCCATTCATGAATTTGGTATAACTATTTTTGATAGCAAAACCTCATTGTTGCATGCTGGCTGGAATGGATATGAGTCTCTACCCTTATTTAATGGCTCACAAactatttcaataaatccAATATTAGCACAAGCACATAACATTGCACACGGCTCAACAGTTTCTTTAGAAGTTATTAATTATGACAAATCGTCAATTGCAGACGAGGTACATATCATCCCATTAGCAAGCGATGATTGggaattaattgaaagtaatacaatttatttacaagatGAAATCTTACAACAAACACGAGTTATTGCTAGGGACGAAATACTTTTATGtcatattaataatatgatcTGCcgatttaaaattaataagaTAGTTCCAGAAAGCCTTCAGAGTgcaagaatatttaataatactttaataattgtggaaccaaaagaaaataaactaAGAAGaccaaaaaatatttcttctcAAAACAATGAACTCTCTAACAATTTGTTTCCCTTAGAAATTTATAGGTCATTGTGGAAAATGGAAAAGATTGAtacatctaataattcaattttcgTAGGgtttattaattctaaacATTTTAAATCACCATTAGCATATGTgtcaataataaattttgaacTTAGCCTTAAGGAGAAACCATCAGTCCCAAGTGAGTGTAGTGACATGTCAAACAAAAGAATTGCCATTGAAATTAGATGCAACGATAGTGTACCGACGGGACAGATATTACTAtctgaaaatatttggaacTCCATAGGTATGGAACCAAATAACGGCTGTAAGAtcaatattgaatttatagTTGCAAATAATCAAGAAAACGTCACTGAatgtaaaattataatcCAACAATGTACAAATGACAAAAACGCtgaattacaattaatcgatgaagatttattaaaggGTAAAATAGATAATTCTCATTATAATGTTTTAACTGATGGTCAATATTTATCCATGgaaaatgtatatattcGGATTGTATCTAGTAAAAATGGTAAACATATTCCATTTTTGCAACTTAATAacaaagataaattaaactATATTATCAAAGAAAACATTAATTTGGATCGTCAATTAGGCGTATCCGCTAAATATGATGAAATTGTTGCTTGTCATGAcaagtatttaaaattaaatgaaattgataatgaaatattggACTATATTACATTCCCATTTTTACCATCTCCCGGTGTAATTATAGAGGGAACTTCCTATCTAGGTAAGACAACTATGTTAAAAGAACTTGCCATGCAATTACAAGTAAGCTATGGATATTTTACCAAGTATGTTGATTGCAAAAATATCCATGAGACTACAAGTTTTgaaagaatgaaaaaattgatcgATAATTggattgatattttaaaattttatcaacCATGTATCTTAATATTAGATGAAGCTAACATCTTATTCCCCAATAACAAATCAGATGATCCTCAACAGCAAATCCTATTACAACAGGGAGAATCTGTAAGTTCGAAAATtacattatattttattgacaaaatgaatgaattattcaaatctGATATTAATTGTGTTCGAGTAATATTTTCAGCAATTGATCAAGAATCGTTaaatagtttatttttcactAAACATTTTATTGTTGAGAATTGGAAGTTAATGCCACCAAATGTCAACGGtagagaaaaattattgaaatatttcaatgcTCAAACGCctataattaataatgatgactCATATCACAATATAGCATTAGAAATTGAAGGTTATTCACCTCTAGACATCAAACATTTAATtgaacaattatatttacaaaGTCAATTTCCCGACAAATTACATGATAACGAAGATGAATTAATCTCTTCATgtattaaagaattcaaGCCTATGTCACTAGAAGGTATCAAATTAACTAAAAATACAGGGGTCAAATGGACTGATATTGGAGCGTTACAAAATACAAAGCGAGTATTACTAGAAACATTAGAATGGCCTAACAAATACGAACCAATTTTCAAGAATTGTCCATTACGGTTAAGGTCTGGTATCCTATTATATGGATATCCTGGTTGTGGTAAGACATTACTTGCCAATGCCATTGCTGAACAATGTGgattaaattttatcacTATCAAGGGACctgaaatattaaataaatatatcgGTGCTAGTGAGCAAAATATAcgagaattatttgataaggCAATGAGTATCCAGCCATGTATATTGTTTTTCGATGAATTTGAGTCCATTGCACCCAAAAGAGGACATGATTCTACGGGTGTCACTGATCGTATtgtaaatcaattattgaCACAAATGGATGGTGCTGAAGGGTTAGATGGTGTGTACGTTTTGGCTGCCACAAGTAGACCGGATTTAATTGACCCTGCATTGCTAAGACCAGGCAGACTGGATAAAAGTATTATATGTGATATGCCTAATCATCAAGAAAGAGAAGAAATTTTGCAAACCATTACAAGCGTGAATACAAATCTGCcaaataaaatcattatcgatgaaaatgtaaatttgaatgataTTGCCCAAAAGACAGAAAATTACACTGGTGCTGATTTACAAGGATTATGTTATAATGCGTATTTGAAAGCTGTCCACCGCTCTTTAGAATCGGAAAATGTGCCCAATAAGGGAACCACTGTAGAAGAAAATAGTCATCGAATTGAAGACGAagaatatttcattatcaacGACAATAAAGGAGATGGCTACATCTATAAGAATGCCAGTGCTAATTCCAGCACCCAGAGTCCCGCCACCCTTAATCCGCATACGGTTAAAGTGACTCCAGAATGCCTGACTAAAGCATTACATGACACAAAACCCAGTATCTCACAACACGAATTAGCCAAGCTACAATCTATATACACTAAATTTGTGGCAGAACGTGAAGGTAAACTGCGTGACGGAGAAGCACCCCAAGAGGTCAGCAGCAGACTGTCTCTGATGTGA
- the APS2 gene encoding Aps2p (similar to Saccharomyces cerevisiae APS2 (YJR058C); ancestral locus Anc_1.505), with product MAIQFILCFNKQGVLRIVRWYEKIVSAEYKKTEDLIAQIYRLISSRDHKHQSNFVELSAATKLVYKRYAGLYFVMGVDKNDEEAIYLANIHLFVETLDSFFGNVCELDIVFNFYKVYMVLDEMFLGGEIQEVSKEILLERISVLDRLE from the coding sequence atGGCTATTCAATTTATATTGTGTTTCAATAAACAAGGTGTTCTAAGAATCGTACGATGGTATGAGAAGATTGTTTCAGCTGAATACAAAAAGACTGAAGATCTAATAGCACAAATATATAGGTTAATATCATCAAGGGATCATAAACATCAAAGTAATTTTGTTGAGTTATCAGCCGCTACAAAACTTGTTTATAAGAGATATGCTGGATTATATTTTGTCATGGGTGTAGATAAGAATGATGAGGAAGCAATTTATTTAGCcaatattcatttatttgtGGAAACATTAGATTCATTTTTTGGTAATGTATGTGAATTAGATAttgttttcaatttctaCAAGGTTTATATGGTACTCGATGAGATGTTTTTAGGTGGTGAGATTCAAGAGGtatcaaaagaaatattgtTAGAAAGAATTAGCGTTTTAGATAGATTAGAATGA
- the TBLA0B01980 gene encoding uncharacterized protein (similar to Saccharomyces cerevisiae MNN4 (YKL201C) and YJR061W; ancestral locus Anc_1.509) — translation MVSSPHPYDKELRKQKNKQLYIPFYSIAKKYPVCLRIFIAIFWIFLIFIFLPTSNSNSHYLIDNEPNFDKYLPLSIENSEEANSVFQNIASNFLDNVSPLWRASDSTESEESIEKTKKLSDLYSDLTFSTSGYWKDKYTLDDLLTVCVGPHKGEKLNTIDDLKFYDSDPRLTLSVYFDYYTALSDKFEKVNNENNNENTNLFKDPLIPFSWYDWVDFHDFNKLISLEKTQLSCPFFYEAAFENETLTNIEKEIREPLFTYNREHYNQPHWYDIARSQWTSINRYHIDRFCKNQKPETIDFDSKEVRFDLPFHVKSCLHQVRVEVYQLQAKSFLLNEVSPPISISIIENKYDQVHRFFINPDTKKNIVESGLLQNYILKNKKNIETESYSNTEENEKIDLEFDHLEKWEKFKNSKIFIKSKVSIKESETPTDEEMFVHLKKSDFEFDAREKIKELESIGDDLNQHELNYLNSLKDTIAEPGFMLGKYFEEPEEIYNYGKKGAHHDRRFFKNLAVLNQAERDQRLNSMIRTWLKFTKNNGLVTWLAHGTLIGYQYSGVTLPWDADFDVQMPIRYLHLLAQYFNQTIVMEDPLEGNGKYLIDISHNILSRDRGNGRTKIDARFIDIESGSYIDITGLAVSSNKVSRNFEFYVKDRLENSDWDWNKIDRKMKGSGELLASLTMKEITELIENGFENNSTIDRKIVDALKDEFAYHSLKESINPYKDLLKSDNYEKQFDDHERYIIHRELGLYNCRDEHFYEFNELSPLIKTGYHGVEALIPHDVIRLINREYRSTFEYKYDSFEGFTYLPEFRNWVDSRLITKCSNGRNWYPIFKDGIKHGLNDLDIEDLKILVDNVKEYNDVELLSNFFRTMEMTAYRTKEIAIQHDKSLTKGEQLKLLNDLRLKVLPTVKNPANDPLFYKEDKERWEEIVKGITGGFNNELELNRIQRVIEVEKQKVADQLWSFTNDLYNRNNSLFSKYNGYDDPFNGIDDNGKYNDFNNFGINLFNNSDVKNMGLNRQPFVELYDLDKEEWNKETRW, via the coding sequence ATGGTTTCTTCTCCACATCCAtatgataaagaattacGAAAGCAAAAgaataaacaattatatattccattttattcaatagcGAAAAAATATCCTGTATGTCTTCGTATATTTATTGCTATATTTtggatatttttaatatttatcttcttaccaacttcaaattcaaatagccattatttaatagataatgaacccaattttgataaatatttaccgTTATCCATAGAAAATAGCGAAGAAGCTAATTCAgttttccaaaatattgCCTCGAATTTTTTGGATAATGTAAGTCCACTTTGGAGAGCATCTGATTCAACAGAATCTGAAGAATCTATAGAAAAAACGAAGAAGCTATCTGACCTATATTCAGATTTAACCTTTTCTACTTCTGGTTATTGGAAAGATAAATATACTTtagatgatttattaacCGTTTGTGTGGGTCCACATAAAGGTGAAAAACTTAATACTATCgatgatttgaaattttatgaTAGTGATCCAAGATTAACTTTGTCAGTTTATTTCGATTATTATACTGCATTATctgataaatttgaaaaagttaataatgaaaataataatgaaaatactAATCTTTTTAAAGATCCACTAATACCTTTCTCCTGGTATGATTGGGTAGATTTCCatgatttcaataaattaatatctttagaaAAGACTCAACTATCATGCCCCTTTTTCTATGAAGCAGCTTTTGAAAATGAGACGTTAactaatattgaaaaagaaattagaGAACCTTTATTTACATACAATCGTGAACATTACAATCAACCACATTGGTATGATATTGCCAGAAGTCAATGGACCAGTATTAATAGATATCATATAGATAGGTTTTGTAAAAATCAGAAACCAGAAACTATAGATTTTGATTCAAAAGAGGTTCGATTCGATCTACCTTTCCATGTCAAAAGTTGTTTACATCAAGTTAGAGTGGAAGTTTACCAATTGCAAGCAAAAAGTTTTCTGTTAAATGAAGTGTCGCCGccaatttcaatatcaattattgaaaataaatatgatcAAGTCCATagattctttattaatcctgatacaaagaaaaacatTGTTGAATCTGGTCTTCTACAAAACTATATCttgaagaataaaaaaaatattgaaacaGAATCGTATAGTAATACTGAAGAGAACGAAAAGAttgatttagaatttgaTCATCTTGAGAAATGGgagaaattcaaaaattcaaaaatatttattaaaagtaaagtttcaataaaagaatCTGAAACTCCAACAGATGAAGAAATGTTTgttcatttgaaaaaaagtgattttgaatttgatgcaagagaaaaaatcaaagaatTAGAGTCAATAGGAGATGATTTAAATCAACATGAgcttaattatttaaattctttaaaggATACAATTGCTGAACCAGGCTTTATGCTAGGGAAATATTTCGAAGAACCTGAGGAGATTTATAATTATGGTAAAAAAGGTGCCCATCATGATAgaagatttttcaaaaatttggCGGTATTAAATCAAGCAGAAAGAGATCAGAGATTAAATTCAATGATACGTACTTGGCTGAAatttactaaaaataatggatTAGTTACTTGGCTAGCCCATGGTACTTTAATTGGCTATCAATATAGTGGTGTCACATTACCGTGGGATGCTGATTTTGATGTTCAAATGCCTATCAGATATTTGCATTTATTAGCTCAGTATTTCAATCAAACAATTGTCATGGAGGATCCGCTTGAAGGGAAtggtaaatatttgattgatATATctcataatattttgtcAAGAGATAGGGGTAATGGAAGAACAAAAATTGATGCTagatttattgatattgaatCTGGAAGTTATATTGACATTACTGGTTTAGCTGTGTCAAGTAATAAAGTTTcaagaaattttgaattttacGTGAAAGATAGACTAGAAAATTCAGATTGGGATTGGAACAAAATTGATCGTAAGATGAAAGGTTCTGGTGAATTATTGGCTTCTTTAACGATGAAAGAAATCACAGAATTGATTGAAAATGgctttgaaaataatagtacAATTGATAGAAAAATTGTCGATGCATTAAAGGATGAATTTGCCTATCATTCGTTAAAAGAAAGTATTAACCCGTACAAAGACTTATTGAAAAGTGATAATTATGAAAAGCAATTTGATGACCACGaaagatatattattcACAGGGAACTAGGTTTATATAATTGTCGTGATGAACATTTCTATGAGTTTAATGAGTTGTCACCTTTGATTAAAACTGGCTATCATGGCGTTGAAGCTTTGATTCCTCATGACGTCATCAGATTAATTAACAGAGAATATAGAAGTACTTTTGAGTACAAGTATGATTCATTTGAAGGATTCACATATTTACCagaatttagaaattgGGTTGATTCAAGATTAATTACCAAATGTAGTAATGGTAGAAATTGGTATcctatttttaaagatggAATAAAGCATGGGTTAAACGATTTAGACattgaagatttaaaaattttggtTGACAAtgttaaagaatataaCGATGTTGAGTTATTGTCGAATTTTTTCAGAACTATGGAAATGACTGCATATAGGACAAAGGAGATAGCAATTCAGCATGACAAATCATTAACAAAAGGTGAGCAATTAaagttattaaatgatttaagATTGAAAGTTTTACCAACAGTGAAGAATCCAGCTAATGACCCCTTATTTTATAAAGAAGATAAGGAAAGATGGGAAGAAATTGTTAAAGGAATAACAGGAGGGTTTAATAATGAACTTgaattaaatagaattcAAAGAGTTATTGAAGTCGAAAAACAAAAGGTAGCAGATCAATTATGGAGTTTTACAAACGATCTTTATAATAGGAATAATTccttattttctaaatataatGGTTATGATGATCCATTTAATGGAATTGATGATAACGgtaaatataatgattttaataacttTGGTATTAATTTGTTCAATAACTCTGATGTTAAGAATATGGGGTTGAATAGGCAACCATTTGTTGAATTGTATGATTTAGATAAAGAAGAATGGAATAAGGAGACTAGATGGTGA
- the TBLA0B02030 gene encoding uncharacterized protein (similar to Saccharomyces cerevisiae YJR056C; ancestral locus Anc_1.502) has protein sequence MERLNSIESSLPPEQPPTKQAIRRLESDLSQEFKIAANAVTKLYRIANERNSLLKHSGYIDCIDDLTKYLQDNEDNVSIHDIKLWLLKQRNEILSENGTNANSTSNSNTILNNNTNNSANNSSGYNFNFKNSSTGSNIEREKTTNHHNSVQSPKFILSMPPLSVEHTGAIPNNIKSKKRWNRRPTRIDNEQFTNTNTNLPSTIVSTESHNNHVPSTNNNNNDTEDDDTLHINKRTKYYSEDKSRKDPS, from the coding sequence ATGGAACGTCTAAACTCTATTGAATCAAGCTTACCACCAGAACAGCCCCCAACAAAGCAAGCTATCCGTAGACTTGAAAGTGATTTATctcaagaatttaaaattgcaGCGAATGCAGTGACCAAGTTATATAGAATTGCGAATGAAAGAAACTCATTGTTAAAACACTCTGGATATATTGACTGTATCGATGATTTGaccaaatatttacaagataATGAGGATAATGTGAGTATAcatgatattaaattatggTTATTGAAACAACGTAATGAAATACTTTCTGAAAATGGTACTAATGCCAATAGTACTTCAAATTCCAATACAATTTTGAACAACAATACCAATAATAGCGCTAATAATAGTTCtggatataattttaatttcaagaaTTCTTCTACTGGCTCCAACATAGAACGTGAAAAGACAACAAATCATCACAATTCTGTTCAATCTCCAAAGTTTATTCTATCGATGCCACCATTAAGTGTAGAACACACGGGTGCTAttccaaataatatcaaatcTAAGAAACGTTGGAATAGAAGACCTACAAGAATAGATAATGAACAATTTACCAACACAAACACCAATCTGCCATCAACAATTGTCTCTACAGAATCACACAATAATCATGTTCCATCTaccaataacaataacaatgaTACTGAAGACGATGACACTCTACACATTAATAAGAGAACTAAATATTATTCCGAAGACAAGTCTAGAAAAGATCCCTCTTAA
- the TBLA0B01990 gene encoding uncharacterized protein (similar to Saccharomyces cerevisiae PTK2 (YJR059W) and PTK1 (YKL198C); ancestral locus Anc_1.507) codes for MPSSNTESSHHSVRPLKMLGRKLMSSRSHANLDNIDVSKSTPAVVHSQAQSSDPSQLHPTTKSRSQSQSTYTATKSRSQSRSQSTDHHDLFHSHHLHSHNENGADEIHTSKHSAIPPTTSPLHSTGNSTKSTSRSPQRNKSSILHRPPSHGNIKNTTASKSSQPHMSKSPSSQSVSSHMTATSSLSKRQTEPNLGSTSLSSAKNLVKHATISNLIGGGSSKESQSHNNNNNNNNNNNNNNNNNNNDNNNNNNNSTASHSNNGSNNNSSNTVIKPTSSLSNIMAHNHNPFSKDSKPSELLGYGTSISGPRNSRQLGNRQHHTHHLNSPKPKPHFAPAKHEPMVYNPYGLNNSRPGTAFIDTGKKDISFYMHDGNADIKLLPLPIADPNSFLPENLKQFSIALSDNFVFDTNNETLGTGGSSEVRRIKSAYKSKDTFALKKLNMIYHETPEKFYRRCAKEFIIAKSVSHNLNIASTFYLMKVPTTTYTTRGWGFVMEMCVGDLFQLMEKTGWKAVPQAEKYCIFKQIALGTKFIHSQGIVHRDLKPENVLLSKDGVCKIIDFGISDWYHTHPDDFSSPQKTCEGLIGSTPYSPPEVMVFDSTKNYPKSVQKPYYPLRMDCYALGIILIAMINNTIPFFESSKNDSRFRDYEASYNNYIRHMNKQFREKGHYRPGPGAEYRLARNFIDTDASRVAFRLADPQADTRYTIDDLFDDPWFQKIELCIDPTDPPRGFKVPELKKCSSQQGNFIYNDDPTESAKQEISDSTPSQIKIRNSILALDKEAGKISNTSISKITTDTTISSGNTDLSNTLTSHPALEVTKSALNDQDEAPVVLIPELKSKENSYATITGKGGPFGHGEVLFTLDEDQQNGIAEFDDNDENSIVVDKDDQIPQVNKKTVLTNVVKENPKNTLDDQLEEVAELPDTNDEEGDEEKGCFVDASDIMEECNTLSYLEGIKVMQQYPIGIPLTPNALDHLEPISASSSPKSHGNSLLSSPLDTLNSPNKHFSVETTTTSSAQPISVHTSQALTHNGIGISSPSFKSSSPSSPIHAPAPIKDYGGSNFGSEYARAKSSTPRSTTVSSQVSTMRSNSQRKKKLAVHHHLDVTNSITASGGSRSYTDR; via the coding sequence ATGCCATCTTCAAATACAGAAAGTTCCCATCATTCGGTACGTCCTTTGAAGATGCTAGGTAGGAAACTAATGAGCTCAAGAAGCCATGCTAATTTGGATAATATCGACGTATCTAAATCAACCCCCGCGGTAGTACATTCTCAAGCCCAGTCTTCAGATCCATCTCAACTGCACCCAACTACAAAATCAAGATCTCAGTCTCAGTCAACTTATACGGCAACTAAATCGCGATCTCAATCACGATCCCAATCAACAGACCATCATGATCTTTTCCATAGTCACCACCTTCATAGTCATAATGAGAACGGTGCTGATGAGATCCATACGTCTAAACACTCAGCCATACCACCAACCACTTCACCATTACATTCTACAGGTAATAGCACCAAGAGTACTAGTAGATCACCACAACGAAATAAATCATCGATATTACATAGACCTCCATCTCATGGTAACATAAAAAACACCACTGCATCAAAATCATCGCAACCTCACATGAGTAAATCACCTTCTTCACAATCGGTTAGTTCACACATGACTGCTACAAGCTCATTAAGTAAAAGACAAACTGAGCCAAACCTTGGTTCCACTTCGTTATCATCAGCCAAAAATTTAGTTAAACACGCCacaatttcaaatctaATAGGTGGTGGTTCTTCAAAAGAATCTCAAAGtcataataacaataataataacaataataataacaataataataataataataataataatgataataataataataataataactcaACTGCTTCTCATAGTAACAATGGCAGTAACAACAACAGTAGTAATACAGTGATTAAACCAACAAGCTCCTTATCCAATATAATGGCTCATAATCATAACcctttttcaaaagataGTAAACCCTCAGAATTGTTAGGCTATGGTACTTCTATTTCAGGCCCAAGAAATTCTCGACAATTAGGTAACAGACAACATCACACTCATCATTTAAACTCTCCAAAGCCAAAACCTCATTTTGCACCTGCTAAACATGAACCTATGGTTTATAATCCATACGGATTAAATAACTCAAGACCAGGTACCGCCTTTATTGATACTGGAAAGAAagatatatctttttatatGCATGACGGTAATGCTGATATCAAGCTATTACCTTTGCCAATTGCAGATCCGAATAGTTTTCTAcctgaaaatttaaaacaatttagTATTGCTTTAAGTGATAACTTTGTCTTTGATACAAACAATGAAACATTGGGTACTGGTGGTTCAAGTGAAGTTCGTAGGATTAAATCTGCttataaatcaaaagaTACTTTtgcattgaaaaaattaaatatgatTTATCATGAAACTCCTGAGAAATTTTATAGAAGATGCGCTAAAGAATTCATTATTGCCAAATCGGTTAGTCATAACTTAAATATTGCAAgtactttttatttgatgaaaGTTCCAACGACTACATATACTACTCGTGGTTGGGGGTTTGTCATGGAAATGTGTGTTGGTGACTTGTTCCAATTGATGGAAAAAACGGGTTGGAAAGCTGTGCCACAGGctgaaaaatattgtatCTTTAAACAAATTGCCCTTGGTActaaatttattcattcTCAAGGTATAGTTCATCGTGATTTAAAGCCTGAAAATGTTCTATTATCAAAAGATGGTGTTTGTAAGATCATCGATTTTGGTATTTCTGATTGGTATCATACACATCCTGATGATTTCAGTAGTCCGCAAAAGACTTGCGAAGGTTTAATTGGTTCTACTCCATATAGTCCACCTGAAGTAATGGTATTTGACTCTACTAAAAATTATCCAAAAAGTGTACAAAAACCATATTACCCATTAAGAATGGATTGTTACGCATTGggtattattttaattgcaatgattaataatactatacCGTTTTTTGAATCAAGTAAAAATGATTCAAGATTTAGAGATTATGAAGCTTCTTATAACAACTATATTAGACATATGAATAAACAATTCCGTGAAAAGGGTCATTATAGACCTGGTCCAGGTGCTGAATATAGGTTGGCAAGAAATTTCATAGATACAGATGCTTCAAGAGTAGCCTTTAGACTGGCAGACCCTCAAGCTGATACACGTTATACAATTGATGATCTATTTGATGATCCATGGTTTCAAAAGATTGAACTTTGTATTGATCCAACTGATCCGCCAAGAGGATTTAAGGTTccagaattgaaaaaatgtAGCTCTCAACAGGGTAATTTTATCTATAATGATGATCCAACTGAATCGGCAAAGCAGGAGATCAGCGATTCTACTCCATCCCAAATTAAGATCAGAAACTCGATATTAGCATTAGATAAAGAAGCTGGTAAAATCTCAAATACTTCTATATCGAAAATAACTACTGATACTACTATCAGCAGTGGAAATACTGATCTTTCGAACACATTAACATCTCATCCGGCATTAGAGGTTACGAAGAGTGCATTAAATGATCAAGATGAAGCACCTGTAGTTTTAATTCCagaattaaaatcaaaagagAATTCATATGCTACAATTACTGGTAAAGGTGGGCCATTTGGCCATGGTGAAGTGTTATTTACACTTGATGAAGATCAACAAAACGGTATCGCAGaatttgatgataatgatgaaaattctATTGTCGTAGATAAGGATGACCAGATACCACAAGTTAACAAGAAGACTGTTCTCACTAATGTCGTTAAGGAAAATCCTAAAAATACGTTGGATGATCAGTTAGAAGAAGTAGCTGAACTACCAGATAccaatgatgaagaaggGGACGAGGAGAAAGGTTGCTTCGTAGATGCTTCAGATATCATGGAAGAATGCAACACACTAAGTTATTTGGAAGGAATAAAAGTGATGCAACAATATCCAATCGGAATTCCATTGACTCCCAATGCTCTGGATCATCTAGAACCAATAAGCGCCAGCAGCTCCCCCAAATCTCACGGTAATTCATTACTTTCTTCTCCACTAGATACTTTAAACTCTCCAAACAAACACTTTAGTGTTGAAACCACTACTACATCTTCAGCTCAACCAATCTCTGTACATACATCTCAAGCACTAACTCACAATGGGATTGGTATATCTTCACCAAGTTTTAAGTCATCAAGTCCAAGTTCCCCAATCCATGCACCTGCTCCAATTAAAGATTATGGTGGATCTAATTTTGGCTCTGAATATGCAAGAGCCAAGTCTTCTACCCCAAGATCTACTACTGTATCATCTCAAGTTTCAACAATGAGAAGCAATTCtcaaagaaagaaaaaattggcCGTTCATCACCACTTGGATGTCACAAATAGTATTACTGCTTCAGGCGGCTCAAGGTCTTACACGGATAGGTGA